Within the Bacillota bacterium genome, the region TTGTCTGGAGTATAGCTGGGACGAATTATGGCAACTGGCTCCTCCCGTAAAGACCCAGCAGCGCAAAGTGGCGGCTAATCTGCCCTACTATATCACTGGCCCGGTGCTAGTTAAGCTGCTCACTGAGAGCCCTAGACCCAATCTGGCCGTAATCCTAGTGCAACTGGAAGTAGCTCAGCGCTTGGTTGCCCAACCGGGGACCAAAGAGTATGGGAGCCTGTCCGTGCTGACCCAGTTTTACACCTGTCCGGAACCGGTGCTGAAGGTTCCGCCGGCAGCTTTCTTCCCCCGACCTAAGGTTTGGTCGGCGGCGATCCGACTTCGATTTCGCCCTCAGTCAGCGGTGCCGGTAGAAGACGAACAGTTCTTTTTCCAGGTAGTGCGGGCGTCGTTTAGCCACCGGCGCAAGACACTGGCCAACAGCCTCCAGCATGATTCCGGTATCGGTCTGACTAAGGAGTGTATAGCCGCTGCCTTGGAGAGCGCTGCCATTGATCCCCAAAGGCGCGGCGAGACGCTAAGTCTGGAGGAATTTGCCCTGCTAGCGAAGGCGCTGGCTGAACATATGGGCTGACAAAGGATGTGGTCGTGTGGTACGAAAAGAGTTCATCAGTCCCACCAAAGGCCCCATGTCGCTTAGACAAGTGTTTACCGATATTTTGCAGTATGTGGCCGACGAGCCTCAAATGGACTATCGTTTGATTATCGGCACCGATTCCCAGCCAAGAGAGGAACATGTTTGCTTTGTCAGCGCCATTATTGTACACCGACAGGGAAAAGGAGCCCGCTACTTCTATAATAAGAGATATCAACGCAAGTTCATGTCCATGCGGCAACGCATCTTTTATGAGGCATCGCTGAGTTTGGACGTGGCCAGCCGACTCACGGCCTTGTTGGCTGATAGCGGCCATAACGAGCTCAATATCGAAATTCACCTGGACGTAGGTAGGATAGGCGAGACTAAGGACCTTATCCGGGAAGTGGTGGGTATGATCACCGGCAGTGGATTTGAAGCCCGCATCAAGCCTGATTCCTACGGTGCCTCCAAGGTGGCCGACCGCTATACCAAGTAAATCAGGCTGGGCCGTGATGCCGCCGCCAAAGAATACAGGCGACGGCTATTATTATGCCGACGCTGGCCACTTGCGCCGCCCTGAGGGAACCTAGCATTAGGCTATCGGTTCGGAATCCTTCCACGACGAACCGACCGACTGAATATAAACCCAGATAGCTCAAGAACACATCCCCGGGTTTGATTTTGGGGTGACGCCGTAGGCGCAGCAATACCAAAAAAACCAGGAAGTTCCATATAGATTCATATAAAAAGGTAGGGTGGCGCCACTCACCGGCAATATACATGGCCCAAGGCAAGGAAGTGGGGTAGCCGTAGGCTTCTTGGTTGAAAAAGTTGCCCCAGCGACCGATGCTTTGTCCTAGAATTAAGGAAGGAGCCGCGATGTCGGCAATCTGCCCAAAGCTAAGATTATACCGTCTGGTGT harbors:
- the rsmA gene encoding 16S rRNA (adenine(1518)-N(6)/adenine(1519)-N(6))-dimethyltransferase RsmA, with amino-acid sequence MGGGIREQLRQHNLRAKKRLGQNFLLDKGILARLADAAELSRADTVLEIGPGSGNLTVELARRAGRVIAVEADRELEPILAANSADFSNIHLVWGDCLEYSWDELWQLAPPVKTQQRKVAANLPYYITGPVLVKLLTESPRPNLAVILVQLEVAQRLVAQPGTKEYGSLSVLTQFYTCPEPVLKVPPAAFFPRPKVWSAAIRLRFRPQSAVPVEDEQFFFQVVRASFSHRRKTLANSLQHDSGIGLTKECIAAALESAAIDPQRRGETLSLEEFALLAKALAEHMG
- a CDS encoding prolipoprotein diacylglyceryl transferase, whose product is MAFSIGPIPVRWYGIIMAVALLIGTKIALAEAERQGIDEDTILNLALVGAPLGWLGARLYYVIFNWGYYRQHLIEIPMIWRGGLAIHGGITAAILVGLWYTRRYNLSFGQIADIAAPSLILGQSIGRWGNFFNQEAYGYPTSLPWAMYIAGEWRHPTFLYESIWNFLVFLVLLRLRRHPKIKPGDVFLSYLGLYSVGRFVVEGFRTDSLMLGSLRAAQVASVGIIIAVACILWRRHHGPA